A window of Hordeum vulgare subsp. vulgare chromosome 5H, MorexV3_pseudomolecules_assembly, whole genome shotgun sequence genomic DNA:
TTACCTGTTCTGTttagttttctgtgtgttttcTTTATGGTTTTCATTGGCTCATTtagtttttgatttttcttttcccTGTTAGTATtgttattcttcttttattttcatttttcataATACATGTGAATTTTAAATTAAAacatatttataaaaatattCATCATGTATTTTTAGTTGTTCATTGTGCATTAAAGAAATCATCTTGATTTTGTGTAAGCACGACGTTCGTGTTTTTAAAAATTAAAAAGGAGATTAATAAATAATAAGTAAAGTGtaaataaataagtaaaagtaaaagtaaaaaaaTAATAAACAAATGTTCATTATTTAGGAAATAAAATCACACATTTTAAATATGTTCGTGTATGTTTCAAacggaaaaataaaaaaggaaaataagtcaaatgtatatttcagaaatattcaaCGTGTATATTAGAAGAAAAAAACGTTTGTAGCGTGGCtcgaaaaataatttttttaccaCTTAAAGGATCTCCAACCGCCGCGCTAAAATAGcccgttttagcgcgcgcgctaCGCGGTGCGTAGCTCTAGCGGACGCGCAAAAACGACGCACGCGGCATATGCAGttcagcgcgctggccgaaacgcaatcgcGCGCGGTGTATTTGGGGCGCCCGCTTCCGCGTGCGGCAGACTCGAGCGCTCGCGCGAAACTCTCTCCTCTCTTCCTCCTACGCACcgcgcgccggcgccggcgccctgccACCGCACCCATGGACGCGCACACCGGCACCCCGCTCACCCCGCTGTACAGccgcgccccgccgccgccgccgaaaaccctagcgcgggGAGCATTGGCGTCgccaccgccggagctccgccgaccgtcggcctcgcgcgcagcctcttcttgcatttggacttggttggatgaacttgtgggcatgaatttttattcatcaacttgtttgtgaaatttcacatgttcattgcatttttGCGTGCTGCATTCTGGCGCGGCTGCTGGAGCCAGAGCCTatccccgcgctaaaccagccgaagcaCGCGCGGCAAACACATTTTTtaggcgcggcgcgaagcgcggctgttggagatgctcttatgtgTTAGTCTCGTGCACTCAACAAACACATTGATGCATTACCACAGCTCCAGTTAACAAACAGATTGATGTATTACCACACTCCAAGATGGAGCTCGCCATGACCATGATCCTGCGCGGCGCTTCTCCTTGGAGCTCTCGCCGTCCTACGCACACGCGCCCTTCCCCGTCGGCATGCTGCAGCCTGAGCACAGCGCGCCGGTCACGCTCAAGAGGCTCCTCCATTGAGCACGGCGCGCAAAGATTGATTATTTGCATAACTACACTACAATTTCAGACGTGATCTCTTCGTTGAGCACCTCAGCGCACGACGGGCGCCATTCATGTCAGGCAGCGCCTAGAGCTAGAACTTGGCATATAGCTGGCGCTGGAAGTCGTCGAGGATTGCAGCCTCCGTACAGATGACGACGCGCACGCTGCCGGCGCCCTGCCCGCCCTCCATCAGGTAGACGAACCCGGCGCGCTCCGTCTCGGCGCGCAGCATCGCCAGCTGCTTCCCCCACCCGAAGTCCGCGGCGTACACCGGCATGCCCAGCCAGCTGATCACCCTCAGCTCCGTCTCCGCCATGCGGCCCGGCGCTGGCCTGCTGTCCGTCTCCGTCAGCTCGAAGTAGTCGATCGCCGAGCGCACCAGCTCGTCGTCCATCCGGCGGACGGCGCCCCTGATCCGGCCGGCCGCGGAGGCCAGGCCCTCCGATGAGGCGACGTCCCGCACCTGGCCGTCGGCGCCCAGCCAGATGATCCCATTGCCGAAGTAGCCGGCCGCGAGCGGCGGCCTCAGGCTGCGCCGGACGCTGGCCGGGAAGGTGAGGCGGGTCGTGGCTTCCGGCGGCAGCCGGCGGGCCACGCACACGCACCGCCACACGTGGGCGCTCACGGCGCAGAACGTGCTGATGCGCCCGCCGTCGCCGCTGACGCACGCACTCTTGAGAGCGGCGACCAGGTCCTTGGAGATGTCGAAAGCCTCGCTGACGACGGGCCCCGCCGACGGCTCGGTGGACAGGTTCAGCTTGGGGCAGAAGACGGTGAGCGCGTCCGGGTGGACGACGGGCGGGGAGCGCGCGCGGAGGAGGGTGCGGTCGTGGAGCGGGGGCtctagcgccgccgccgccgcgtcgccgTCCCGGGAGAAGGCGGACCACGTCTGGAAGAAGTGGAACGCGCTGATGGCGTCGGCGGCGATGTGGTGCAGCGCCGTCCCCAATGCCACCCCGCCGCACTTCAAGAAGGTGACCTGGACGGCGCACATGACGGGAGGCGAGTAATCGTCGACGCGCGGAACAAATAGCCTCCTTAGCTCCGGCGACGGCTTGAAGCCGCTGAAGTCGTCGACGGTGAGGTCCGAGCACGCGACGACGAAGAGCGCGCCCTGGCCGGCGCAGTCGATCACCGGCCTGCCGTctcctcggccgcccacgccgaGACGGCCGGCCAGAGGGTAAAAGGCCACCAGAGCCTTGGCCATCGCCGCCTTGAGCCTGGCCACGTCGAAGAAGTCGCCGGACTCGGAGCGGTAGAAGTAGACGGTGGGGGTGTGGCCTCGGTTGACAAGCATGAGGTCGAGCGGGGAGAGCCACAGACCCTGCCGAGGCGTCTGCTCGCTGGGTGCCACCATGGacgactccaccaccttcacctccTGCACCACGGCACCACTTTTCCTTCTGTTCTTCTTTGATAGCACCGCACCCATTTTCCTCCTGCTGATTGAGCTGCTGAGGTCGAGTCAAGAAGAGATTTCGAGCTTCTTCCCTCTAATGGAGTACGACGAACAGCGCACACACTACAGTGTCTATTTTCATTAATGGAGTGCAAAAAATGAAGCTTCAAAATGCTGAGGTTCTTGCGAAGAGAATCAGATGCTCCAAAGATATATTTGGAGAAATGAGCATCGCTACCAATTTTATATCCAAAATGGAATGCCGGAGAATCAGATGCTCAAATTGAGCGAAAGTAGTGGAACTAAAGAGCCCAGGGTATACTGGGAAATACATTTTGGTTGTTGGTTGTATATGCATCCTATATAAAGATTTTTTTTAATAACTAACTAAAGAGTTAAAATAGTTCCGAAGCATTTTTAGATTAAACTTGGCTTTGTTTTGCATAGTGTATATTTTTTCACGAAAAAAGTTAACATTGACTTCtagacaaaataaaataaaatttatttGCTATTATAGGTCACTCATACTATTTTGATCAAAAAAATATCTTTTTTCAAACAAGTCAAAGTGTAATT
This region includes:
- the LOC123397264 gene encoding putrescine hydroxycinnamoyltransferase 1-like translates to MGAVLSKKNRRKSGAVVQEVKVVESSMVAPSEQTPRQGLWLSPLDLMLVNRGHTPTVYFYRSESGDFFDVARLKAAMAKALVAFYPLAGRLGVGGRGDGRPVIDCAGQGALFVVACSDLTVDDFSGFKPSPELRRLFVPRVDDYSPPVMCAVQVTFLKCGGVALGTALHHIAADAISAFHFFQTWSAFSRDGDAAAAALEPPLHDRTLLRARSPPVVHPDALTVFCPKLNLSTEPSAGPVVSEAFDISKDLVAALKSACVSGDGGRISTFCAVSAHVWRCVCVARRLPPEATTRLTFPASVRRSLRPPLAAGYFGNGIIWLGADGQVRDVASSEGLASAAGRIRGAVRRMDDELVRSAIDYFELTETDSRPAPGRMAETELRVISWLGMPVYAADFGWGKQLAMLRAETERAGFVYLMEGGQGAGSVRVVICTEAAILDDFQRQLYAKF